A region from the Vibrio navarrensis genome encodes:
- the coaA gene encoding type I pantothenate kinase codes for MSPFMSFSRANWSDLRNSVPMTLSEADLKALQGINENLTMQEAVEVYLPLARLLNLYVQARQSRNSVLHKFLNNEEHAPPFVIGIAGSVAVGKSTTARVLRALLARWENHPKVELVTTDGFLYPKKVLDERGIMHRKGFPESYDMKRLVQFVSDVKAGKPDLTVPVYSHITYDITDELKSIDCPDVLIIEGLNVLQSGMDYPHDPHRVFVSDFLDFSIYVDAPCEIIEQWYIERFLKFRKGAFTEPGSYFSHYTQLSEQQAIAKAQQIWRDINGLNLRENILPTKERAQLILRKGANHSVEEVLVRK; via the coding sequence ATGAGCCCATTTATGTCATTCAGTCGCGCGAATTGGTCTGATTTACGCAACTCAGTGCCAATGACGCTGTCTGAAGCTGACTTAAAAGCGCTGCAGGGGATCAATGAGAACCTGACAATGCAGGAAGCCGTTGAGGTGTACCTGCCATTGGCTCGTCTCCTTAACCTCTATGTCCAAGCAAGGCAGAGCCGTAACTCTGTACTGCACAAGTTCCTTAATAATGAGGAGCACGCCCCACCATTTGTGATCGGTATTGCGGGCAGCGTGGCAGTGGGAAAGAGCACCACCGCCCGTGTGCTACGTGCACTGCTTGCACGTTGGGAGAATCATCCGAAAGTGGAGTTAGTCACCACCGACGGTTTTCTCTACCCGAAAAAGGTGCTGGATGAACGCGGTATTATGCACCGCAAAGGCTTTCCTGAGTCGTATGACATGAAACGCCTTGTCCAGTTCGTCTCGGATGTGAAGGCTGGCAAACCCGATCTAACGGTCCCGGTTTATTCACATATCACTTATGACATCACCGATGAGTTGAAAAGCATTGATTGTCCAGATGTATTGATTATTGAAGGTCTCAATGTTTTACAGAGTGGTATGGATTATCCCCATGATCCGCATCGTGTGTTTGTCTCTGACTTTCTCGACTTTTCGATTTATGTCGATGCGCCTTGCGAGATCATTGAGCAGTGGTACATCGAACGCTTTCTTAAGTTCCGCAAAGGTGCGTTCACTGAGCCCGGCTCCTACTTTAGTCACTACACTCAACTCTCTGAGCAGCAAGCCATCGCCAAAGCTCAGCAAATTTGGCGTGATATTAATGGCTTGAATCTTCGCGAAAACATTCTACCGACCAAAGAAAGGGCACAGTTGATCTTACGCAAAGGGGCAAATCACTCGGTCGAAGAAGTGTTGGTGAGGAAATAA
- the birA gene encoding bifunctional biotin--[acetyl-CoA-carboxylase] ligase/biotin operon repressor BirA has product MRKEHRVKLHLLSKLADGDFHSGEALGQELGMSRAAIAKHINGIQEWGLDIYRIQGRGYQLAQPLYLLDEARLQAQSMASVELIPVIDSTNQYLLNRIGELESGHVCLAEYQSQGRGRRGRQWFSPFGANLYMSMYWKLDAGMAAAMGLSLVVGIAAVEALESLGIQGVKLKWPNDVYYQDKKLAGILVEMSGQAGGAAHLVIGMGLNILMQESKDSIDQPWTALNQIDSATPIDRNQLALTLMRSWQQALKEYELCGMPGFVERWNRLDNFRGRQVKLLMGAREVYGEVVGIDNQGGVLLSSANGVQSYLGGEISLRPVDK; this is encoded by the coding sequence ATGAGAAAAGAACACCGCGTTAAACTGCATTTACTCAGTAAGCTGGCGGATGGCGACTTCCATTCTGGTGAAGCGCTCGGGCAAGAATTGGGTATGTCGCGAGCAGCTATCGCCAAGCACATCAACGGTATCCAGGAGTGGGGGCTGGACATTTATCGTATTCAGGGGCGGGGCTACCAGCTTGCACAGCCGTTATATCTGCTCGATGAAGCACGATTACAAGCGCAAAGCATGGCTTCTGTCGAGCTGATTCCGGTGATCGACTCCACCAATCAGTACCTCCTTAATCGTATCGGTGAGCTTGAGTCGGGTCATGTCTGTCTCGCGGAGTATCAGTCACAAGGGCGTGGGCGCAGAGGTCGACAGTGGTTTTCCCCTTTTGGTGCCAATCTCTACATGTCCATGTATTGGAAACTGGATGCGGGGATGGCTGCTGCCATGGGGCTGAGCTTAGTTGTCGGCATTGCCGCGGTAGAAGCTTTAGAATCGCTTGGTATACAAGGTGTCAAACTCAAGTGGCCAAACGATGTCTATTATCAGGATAAGAAACTGGCAGGCATTTTGGTTGAAATGTCTGGTCAAGCGGGTGGGGCGGCACATCTGGTGATCGGTATGGGGCTGAACATTCTGATGCAAGAGAGTAAAGACAGCATCGATCAACCATGGACAGCACTAAACCAGATTGATAGTGCGACGCCGATAGATCGCAATCAGTTGGCTTTGACACTGATGCGCAGCTGGCAGCAAGCGCTCAAAGAGTACGAATTGTGTGGTATGCCTGGGTTTGTTGAGCGTTGGAATCGCTTAGATAACTTTCGCGGTCGACAGGTCAAGTTGCTGATGGGCGCTCGAGAAGTGTATGGCGAGGTGGTTGGCATCGACAATCAGGGCGGGGTGCTGCTCAGCTCGGCGAATGGAGTTCAAAGTTACCTCGGCGGCGAGATATCTCTGCGTCCAGTAGATAAGTAA
- the murB gene encoding UDP-N-acetylmuramate dehydrogenase, which translates to MQIQHPASLKPYHTFAIEQYCDYLLEVSSLDELIDVYSNPALAELPKLVLGKGSNMLFTQPFAGVVIINRLMGKTLTQNDDYYYLHVAGGEDWPQLVKWCVEQGIGGLENLALIPGCAGSAPIQNIGAYGVELKDVCDYVDIVSLEDYSPRRLTADECHFGYRDSIFKHQWYGRCVIVGLGLKLKKNWVAVNSYGPLQSIPAHELTPQRIYDTVCQVRMQKLPDPAQFGNAGSFFKNPVIDTQHFARLQEQFPNIVAYPAGDKVKVAAGWLIEHCQLKGMMIGGAQVHPNQALVLINAAECSAQDVITLAGLVCDRVWETYQISLEHEVRFMGRDAETTLEKVRQ; encoded by the coding sequence ATGCAAATTCAACATCCTGCTTCTCTAAAGCCTTACCACACCTTCGCCATTGAGCAGTATTGCGATTATCTGCTTGAAGTCAGTTCTCTGGATGAGTTAATTGACGTTTACTCGAATCCCGCCTTGGCTGAATTACCCAAGTTGGTGCTAGGAAAGGGCAGCAACATGCTATTTACTCAGCCCTTTGCTGGCGTGGTGATCATTAATCGTTTGATGGGGAAAACGCTCACGCAAAATGACGACTACTACTATTTACATGTTGCTGGCGGTGAAGATTGGCCGCAGTTGGTGAAATGGTGCGTGGAGCAAGGTATCGGCGGATTAGAAAATTTAGCTTTGATCCCCGGCTGCGCAGGTTCGGCGCCTATCCAGAATATTGGTGCTTATGGTGTCGAGCTCAAAGATGTCTGCGACTATGTCGATATTGTATCGCTTGAGGATTATTCACCACGCCGATTGACTGCCGATGAATGCCACTTCGGCTACCGAGATTCAATATTTAAACATCAGTGGTATGGACGCTGTGTGATTGTGGGCCTAGGACTTAAGCTGAAAAAAAATTGGGTGGCGGTGAACAGTTATGGCCCGCTACAGAGCATTCCCGCACATGAGCTGACGCCTCAGCGTATCTATGACACAGTCTGCCAAGTGAGGATGCAAAAGCTGCCAGATCCAGCACAGTTTGGCAATGCAGGCAGTTTTTTTAAAAATCCGGTCATTGATACGCAGCACTTTGCTCGCTTACAGGAGCAGTTTCCGAACATTGTCGCCTATCCCGCGGGCGATAAAGTGAAAGTGGCTGCGGGCTGGTTGATTGAGCATTGTCAGCTCAAGGGCATGATGATTGGCGGCGCGCAGGTGCATCCCAATCAGGCGCTGGTTTTGATTAATGCTGCCGAGTGCAGCGCGCAAGATGTGATTACGCTGGCTGGGCTGGTGTGTGATCGAGTTTGGGAAACATATCAAATCTCGTTGGAGCACGAAGTCCGTTTTATGGGGCGCGATGCAGAAACCACACTAGAAAAGGTAAGACAATGA
- a CDS encoding GNAT family N-acetyltransferase → MAHTIRIERLDPIKLPLVKKLYKSYYPSAKAKTDEQIIVAYQEHQMVGLVRFKPIEEWLLLTGMLVIPTHRQQGIGHALLSYCRESTLNSHCYCFAYPHLPPFYAQHGFKAIELDALPNSLKQKYLRYCESGKDLIPMQFIDD, encoded by the coding sequence ATGGCACATACAATTCGCATCGAACGGCTAGACCCCATCAAACTTCCTCTGGTGAAAAAGCTCTACAAGTCCTATTACCCCAGCGCAAAAGCCAAAACAGACGAACAAATCATTGTTGCCTATCAAGAGCATCAAATGGTCGGGCTGGTCCGCTTCAAACCGATAGAAGAGTGGTTATTGTTGACTGGTATGCTCGTTATCCCAACACACAGACAGCAGGGAATTGGCCACGCGCTGTTGTCTTATTGCCGGGAAAGCACTCTCAACAGTCACTGTTATTGCTTCGCTTACCCCCATTTACCGCCCTTTTATGCGCAGCATGGTTTTAAGGCGATTGAGCTTGATGCCCTGCCTAACTCTCTGAAACAAAAGTACCTGCGCTACTGTGAAAGTGGTAAGGATCTCATTCCTATGCAATTCATCGACGATTAA
- the pssA gene encoding CDP-diacylglycerol--serine O-phosphatidyltransferase: MMASRNPFAQLPAVAVNADALEVLHSAKDFRIRLLDEIAKATSRIYLVALYLEDDEAGREILTALYEAKQRNPGLDINVCVDWHRAQRGLIGAEKSEGNAALYKAYAQKYQHKIPVYGIPVRGREVFGVLHLKGFVIDDTVIYSGASLNNVYLQYSERYRFDRYHLIQNETLADSMVNFVQQQMIAHPAVNDLCCSNKPETKEIKAAIRQLRSSLAQARYHFDRQVAEKDQFYVTPLVGLGKRRNLLNQNVTKLIEAAQNEIFICTPYFNFPKEIARGIKRALKRGVKVTIVVGDKTANDFYIAPDKEFKTIGGLPYLYEVNLRKFAKAFEAQIAARNLSIRLWKHEDNSFHLKGIWVDKRYMLLTGNNLNPRAWALDLENGLLIRDDYAQLTNKFEAEIENILQYTQLVCTYKQLEKVEDYPLMVQKLVRKITRIKADGVLKRIL; encoded by the coding sequence ATGATGGCTAGCAGGAATCCGTTTGCCCAGCTTCCGGCAGTCGCTGTAAATGCAGACGCTCTGGAAGTTCTTCACTCGGCAAAAGACTTCAGAATCCGTTTATTGGATGAAATCGCTAAAGCGACGTCTCGTATTTATCTGGTTGCGCTCTACTTAGAAGACGATGAAGCAGGAAGAGAAATTCTCACCGCGCTTTATGAAGCCAAGCAACGTAACCCCGGCCTCGATATCAATGTTTGTGTTGACTGGCATAGAGCCCAACGCGGATTGATCGGCGCAGAGAAGTCCGAAGGCAATGCTGCACTCTACAAAGCTTATGCGCAAAAATATCAACATAAGATCCCCGTGTATGGCATCCCAGTTCGAGGACGTGAAGTCTTCGGCGTGCTCCATCTCAAAGGATTCGTGATTGATGATACCGTGATCTACAGCGGTGCCAGCCTTAATAACGTCTATTTGCAATATAGCGAGCGCTATCGTTTTGATCGTTATCATTTGATTCAAAATGAGACATTAGCTGACAGCATGGTTAATTTTGTACAACAACAGATGATCGCACACCCAGCCGTCAACGACCTTTGTTGCAGCAATAAACCCGAAACCAAAGAGATCAAAGCGGCGATACGTCAACTGCGTTCTTCACTGGCTCAAGCTCGCTACCATTTTGACAGGCAAGTGGCCGAAAAAGACCAATTTTACGTCACGCCACTGGTGGGCTTAGGCAAACGCCGCAACCTGCTCAACCAGAATGTCACCAAGCTCATTGAAGCGGCGCAAAACGAAATTTTCATTTGCACCCCTTATTTCAATTTCCCTAAAGAAATTGCGCGAGGGATCAAACGGGCACTCAAACGCGGCGTCAAAGTCACTATTGTGGTGGGTGATAAAACGGCAAACGATTTTTACATCGCGCCAGACAAAGAGTTTAAGACCATCGGCGGCCTGCCCTATTTATACGAAGTTAACCTGCGTAAATTTGCCAAGGCTTTTGAAGCGCAAATCGCCGCGAGAAATCTCTCGATCCGCCTCTGGAAGCATGAAGATAATAGTTTCCATCTCAAAGGCATTTGGGTGGATAAGCGTTATATGCTACTAACTGGTAATAACTTAAATCCACGCGCCTGGGCTCTAGACCTAGAAAACGGCCTCCTGATTCGTGATGATTACGCACAGTTAACGAACAAATTTGAAGCTGAAATAGAAAATATTTTGCAGTACACCCAGCTTGTCTGCACATACAAACAGTTAGAGAAGGTCGAAGATTATCCACTGATGGTCCAGAAGCTCGTGCGTAAGATCACTCGTATCAAAGCCGATGGCGTATTAAAGAGAATTCTTTAA